From Quercus lobata isolate SW786 chromosome 11, ValleyOak3.0 Primary Assembly, whole genome shotgun sequence:
ggtccttatgcaaatcaaggacgatcCTTCCTTGAAATGGCCggagaaaatgaagggagatcccaataagcACAATAGAAAcaatattgccgcttccataGAGACCATGGGCATGACATGGACGAATGTTATGACCTAAAACAgtaaattgaaaatcttataaaaTAAGGAAAGTTGAGAAATTTCCTTGGACGATAGCATAAGGATGAGAAGTTGAAAGGGAAGGTAGAAGAGTCGTCGTGCCCCTCGCTTGGAGAGATGAGAGTTATTATAGGAGGAAGCTCAGCCGATCAGTCGTCCAAGTCCAGGAAGACGTATCTAAAAGTAGTGTAGAATGTTCAACTCTTTGGACAATCTCCAAGGATGATAACCACAGATGAGAAAGTAATCACATTCACAGATGCGGACACTGAAAAAGTTCACCACCCCCATGATGATGCCATTGTTATTATTTTGCTAATTGCCGATTATACAACTAGAAGGGTGCTGGTGGATAACGGAAGTTTagcaaatattttatattacccTGCCTTTTAGCAAATGAGGCTCGGACGAGACCAACTTAATCCAATAAACTCACCCTTGGTAGGATTTGGTGGAATGAAGGTGCAGCTTATAGGCACTATCACACTACCTATCATGGTGGGGGCATACCCACAACAGGTAGCCAGGGACGTGAATTTCTTGGTAGTGGATTGTTCATCCTCCAACAATGCCATAATTGGAAGAccaactttaaatagttggaaAGCAGTTATGTCTACTTACCACCTGTTAGTCAAATTTCCAACGATGCATAGGATAGGATAGGTTTAGGGAGATTAGCTGGCAGCAAAAGAGTGCTACCTGGCCATGTTGGTCATGGACGAGCAAGTTTAGAcgatgaatattgaagaaaagagaatGGTGGTTGAGCCTATTGAAGTGTTGGAAGATATttctttagatgagaaaaacCCTGAGAGGTGCACCAGGATTGGAGCAGATTTAGAAGAGAGAATTAAGAAGGACCTTGTCTGTTTCTTGAGGAAAAGTATTGATGTATTTGCTTGGAGTCATGAGGACATACCAGGTATAGACCTTAGTGTCATTACCCACCATCTAAATGTGTATCCTTCCTCTAAGCCTATACGACAGAAGAAAAGGGTGTTTGCTCCTGAGAGAGACAATGCTATCAAAGAAGAAGTGCAGAAGTTGACTGTAGCGAAGTTCATTCGAGAAGTTTATTATCCAGATTGGCTGGCCAATATAGTAATGGTCAAAAAGGCGgtaagtggagaatgtgtgtagactttaTTGATCTGAAtaaggcttgccccaaggacAGCTACTCGTTGCCTCGCATTGACCAGTTGGTAGATTCCATTGCGGGACACAAGCTGCTTAGCTTTATGGATGCTTTCTTcggatacaatcagataaggatGGACAACACATATcaagaaaaaacatcatttatCACAAGCCAAGGCTTATtctgttataaggtgatgcccttcggtttAAAGAACGCTGGGGCAACATATCGGAGGCTGGTTAACCACATGTTTCATTCGCAAATTGGGTGGAATGTAGAAGTCTAcgtagatgacatgctggtgaaaagtCAGGACAAGGGAAAGTATCTGGACGACTTGCAGGAAACATTTGACACACTCAGGTAGTATAACATGAGGTTGAACCCTAGTACGTGCTTTTGGGTGTCATCCGGAAAATTCCTGGAGTTCATGGTTTCACATAAGGGGATTGAAGCAAATCCAAACAAGATCCAGGCGATACTGAACATGGAACCTCCACAGAATATCAAAGAAGTCTAGTCTCTTACCGGACGAGTTGCTGCCCTCAAtaggtttgtctctaaagctactgataaatgtttgccattttttaaagtACTTAAAAAGGCATTTGaatggacggacgagtgtcaaAAAGCCTTCCAGGACTTGAAAATCTACCTCACTATGGCTCCTCTACTAAGTCCATCTGTGTTGGGAGAGGAGTTGTATTTGTACTTAGTAGTTACCCCACATGCCGTTAGTTCAGCATTGATAAGGGAGGAAGGAAGAATGCAAAAGCctgtgtactatacaagtaGAGCACTAAGGGGAGCGGAAGGATGATATCCGCTAATAGAGAAGCTGACTTTTGCATTGATAACAGCTTCTAGGAAGCTAAGGCATTACTTTCAAGctcatgtcatcaatgtcatgactGACCATCCACTCAAGAAAGCAATGAACAAGCTAGAAGTTGCAGGATGACTGATCTAATGGGTTGTCGAGCTTAGTGAATTTGATATCAGATATCAACCAAGGCATGCAATAAAAGCTCAAACCCTGGCAGATTTCATTGCAGAGTTCACTCCGAGTTATGAAGACTTAAGCGAGGTGGAGAATAGAAAGAAATGGATCGTCCATATGGATGGCTCATCAACACAATTTGCAGGAAGAATAGGAGTTGTTTTGCTGTCCCCGAAAGGAGATAAATTGAAGCACAAGGTTCGTCTACAGTATCAAACAACCAATAATGAAGTTGAGTATGAAGCCCTTCTTAAAGGATTGGAGTTGGCTAAATCTGTAGAAGCAAAAATGATACTCGTCCTGGGAGACTCTTATCTAGTCATAGGCCAAGTAAATGGGACATGTGAAGCCAAAGAAGAACGAATGAAGAAGTATCTTAATAAGGTGGTACGCCTTGTAAAGAAGTTTAAGGAAGCCAATTTCATTCAGAtcccaagaaaagaaaatatggaGGCAGATACTTTAGTAAAAGAAGCCTTAGCAAGCGAAGGACTGGACGAGTTTGATGAAATTCAATACCTGCCCAGCATAGACTTTCCAGAGTTGTATCAGATAGAGGGTGAAGAAAATTGGATAACTCTAATAATatcatacttgaaggacggaAAGCTTTTAGAAGGAAAAGACGAGACCAGGAAGCTCAGAGTCAGATCAGCCAGATACGTCCTCATGAATGAGGTGCTATACAAGAGGGGTTTTTCACAACCTTATCTGAGGTGTTTAGTTCCAGACGAGGCCAACTATGTATCGAGggaagttcatgaaggagcaTGTGGTAACCACTCAGGAGCCAGATCACTTGTCCACAAAGTCATCTGCGTAGGCTACTACTGGCCAAACATGCAGGCTGATGCCAAGGCATATGTCAAAGTCTGTGATTAATGCCAATGATTTAGTAATGTCCCCAGACAACCATCAGAATATCTCACCCCGATGATGGCCCCATGGCCTTTTACACAATGGGGCTAGACATCTTGGGTCCCTTTCCACTTGAGACAAGGCAGATGAAATTTCTGGTGGTAGGTATTGAtcatttcaccaaatgggtagaggcaGAACCCTTAGCAAGTATCACGCAACAAAATGTCAAGAGTTTCGTCTagaagaacattgtatgcaggTTTGGGGTGCCCAGAGTATTAGTGTCTGACAACAGATGATAATTTGATAGTGCACTTTTCAGGGACTTTTGTGAACACTTCGgaattcaaaattattattcatCACCCACCCATCCCCAAGCAAACGGCCAGGTTGAAGTTGCAAACcaatccttgttgaaaatcatcaagactcagcttgagggggcaaaggggaGTATGACAAGATGAGCTACCAGGTGTTCTATGGGCGTACAGAACGACGATGAGAACCCCTACGGGGGAAACTCCTTTCAAACTAGACTATGGAAGCGAAGCAGTCATACCTGCAGAAGTGCACATGGCCAACCACAGGGTAACGATGTATCAGGACAAGGATAATGAGAAGCAACTTTGTTTAAACCTCGATctaatagacgaggtaaggACAGACACAGAACACAGGACAACAAGGTATAAAAACCTAATGGTTAGGCAGTATGATGCAATGGTGAGCGATTCAACATAGGAGACCTTGTCCTAAAAAAGGTTTCTTTGGCAACCAAGAACCCGGCTCATAGGAAACTGAGGCCTAATTGAAaaggaccctacagagttaTCAACtataaaaggcaaggatcctactacttgGAGGCCCTGGACAGGAGAAAATTGGAGCATccttggaatgttgagcacCTGAGGAGGTACTATCAGTAGAAGTGCTAGCCTGGATGAGTGTTACTATGGACGAGCTTGGAGCCTGTTTGTCTACTTATGTTCTACTTATGTTTAATAATGCTACTACTTTAATATTTATGTTGTGGTTATGAACAAAGTTATGGATTTGTTTGTACTTGTTAAACCCCCTAGAAGGCATTTGCTTCTAAGTATATGCCTCGTTTGTGAACAATATTTATGACATGTACATAATGTTGTGTGAATCTTAGTTTCTATGCTATTTTTCGTTCAAATTAATTCATAAGAAGGCTGAAAAGCCCAAGACGAGCAAATTCTCTGAACACGGAGATATAAAGTCAATAAGCTTTCCTAAGGGCAAAGCAAAGCAAGGCATGCTCGTCCAAGTAAAGGACGAGGTAAAACCTTAGCTTCCCTGAGCAAAACACAGCAAGTTCAAGGGATGTTCATTAGTATAACGGACGAGGTAAATCGTAATGCATGTCCAACCCATGGATGAGGAAATGCATAAGCAAGTGTTTAACTTATTGATTAAGACGCCTACTAAAATAGTCCAATTTATGGACAAGTGAAAAGTTGTGTCTTATCTTCATTAAAGGTGAAAACCAGATAAGTCCAAGGACGAGTAATGCTGATAATTATTATTTCACAAACGAATTACacttggtgaaattcaaaataaaaaatataaatgaacaaTGGACGAGCTGAGCTTGAAATCtattgtttataaaaataaagcttTCGTTCATAtcatgataaaagaaaaataacattcaTTCAGATTGTTTAAGGGCGGACAACCAACGTCCAAACACCCTTACGAAAGTAAAGCCAAGTGTTGATAGCTCATCCTAAAATATGGAGAGCTTAGTGTACTTTAGTTACATTAAAAAGGTCCCAAAACCAAGcaccaaacaaaaatcaaaaggaaaaagaaaacacaaaggATAATCAAAAGATTTAAGCAGGGGGGCATTAATGTTAGGGTCGTCCTGGGTCAGCTGAGTGGTAGCATCATCCTCCACATTAACATCCTTGGAGTTGGCTTGAAGAAGAGAACTAGTTGTAGTAGCAAGGTTAAGCTTGATGGAGCTAAAGTCCACTTTAGGGAAGTTTTCCATAGTATCCATTCTAAAAACTTCAAAGCCTATTGTGTAGTGTTCACCTAGATGATTAGTATATTCTTTAGACGCCTTGAACTCAGCAACTGCATCTTCTTTTGCCTGGGAGAGAAGAGAACTCAACTCGTCATTCTTTTTCCGTAACTGATCAAGATGAGTATCTTTCTCAGCTATATTGGTTCTCAACTCTCCAATCAAATTTTGCTGCTCCGTTACTTCCTCCTTAGCTTTGGCAGCCACCTTAGTCCGTTTCTTGCATTCGTCCCTTATCTCTTGAATTCTCGTCTCCAGCAAGATCCTTGTCTTATCCAATTTAGTGGCTTACCTGGATGCTGCAATGAATTTTGACATGCCCTGTAAAAAGACAGATCCAAAAACTGCTGGTTAGACGAAGAAAAATTATGGGATAATAAGGACAAGACAAAAAGTACAGTCAACACACCTTAAAAAGATCATAACCACCTGAGTGCTCAAAATCCTTTAGGGACATGTCATAACAAGTAGTTATGTCCTCGTCATTCACAGCTTCTCAAAAACGTTCCCAAGCCAAgtcttcattttcaataatatttgtGGGAACCTTGGGAGGAAGCTGGGACGAAGCAGGTGCAGTCATCCTGGGCAGAGAAGCCTTGGACGGGGTAGTCTTAACTGGAGTGGACGAGTCAACATCAACTATATGGACGAGAGGCTGGGATTGAGGAAGCTTAGGTTTAACCACTGGGGACGACCCACGCTTAACCCTTTTCTCTCGACGACTATCTCGTCGGCTAGGAAGACTTCCCAAATCAATGTTCTTTAACAGGGATTTCCTTTTCTCCCCAACCGACGGACGAGTCCAAGGTTGGGCCTCAAGACGACCCTCCTCGCCCATAATCtcctttcctttgttttctttcattgttgcCGTTccgaaataaataaataactaaagcAGAACATAAATATTGTAGTATTTATCTAAAGTTCAAAACTTACTTCTTCGTACTGTGATCTCGTGTGCAAGTGATTTGTCGGACGGATTAGGGCCTAATCCCCACTTGGCAAGACGTCTGAGCGTGACCAAGGAATGGAAGCTCCTATCCACGTGTAGACAAGCCCTGTGAACACGGTCTTGATAAAACTTACTCAAAGACAGTTGTTCAACAGTTGTAAACAAACAAGTAAGAAAAAGTTAGAAtatgaaagaaagagaacaaaatgaagaaaaaagggGAGGGACTTACCTTCAGGACGAAGGTTTCCTAGATCCCCAGTGCAACGACCAAAGACGTCCCGGCCAACGTCCATAGGATTCCCAGCCTAGAAACCGAAGACAAAGAAATATTCCTTCTTCCAATTTCTATCAGACGAGGCCAAAGACTTAATCAATCTACAATCTGTACCCCTAGCTTTGAATTGGTAGAAGCCAAGGGACTGATGTATTTCTAAGGGTTTGTAACAATAGAGGAACTCGTCCACGGTAAGAGGACAGTCCCCTCCAAATacttccctccacaaaatttgcatggagaCAATTAATCTCCATGCATTAGGATTGAATTAACATATTCCTAAACCTAACCTAACTAACAATTCCCTAGCGAAAGCATTCAAAGGTAACCTTAAGCCCCCCAAAAAATAAGCCTCATAGACACCTATTCCGAAGTGGGGGTTGCAGCATCATTCTCCACGGATTGGCAACCTAGGGTTAAGCTCGTCCGAAATTTGATACCACTTCCTAATATTGTTGAGTCTTTGTTCATCCGTCTTAGAAGGGATGTCTATTGCACAGCTATAGACGGTGATCTCCGCCTCGTCCAAAGGACTAGACGAAGGGATGCTGGACGAAGTACTAGCTTGAGACCCTGAAGCCTTCCTAATTTGTTCTTGTATGACTTCTAAAGGAAAACCGGGGACACCAGATGTATACCCCTCGTCTGTGTAGCTTCCCCCATTATTGCTATGGCTAGTGCTATTGTTAGAACTATTATAACTAGTTAAGTCACGGTACTCGTCTATAGCTTTTTCCGTATTATTAATAGACGAAGAAACAGGCATTTTTTCtgaaaaatgaaggaaaaccTAAAGACGAGAAAGGAAAGAATACCTGGCTTTAAGACGGAAGGAAGCTACAGACGCGAAGGAACTTCTAGACGGGACTCTAGACGAGAAGGGTCTgggaagaaaaattttagatatgtGAAGGGTAGAAGAGgaattccactatttatagacAACTGACCTGGGCATTTGAAACGACACAACCAACCAGGATATGACACGCCGCTTACCCCTTGAAAAAATAAATCGACGAGACTGGCTATCAGTAAAATTAGGACACGTGGCACATACAACTATAGACATTAAATACACATGTCCAGGGAAATAGTGCCAAACTACACATCCTTTAGATGATCCATGTGACTACACACCCTTTAGACGATCCATGTGGATGAGGGGGTAACTGATGGTGTTATAAAAAAACACCAACTCCTAAGCTTGTCCATATGGCTCGTCTCAAGGAAATGATGGGTGACATATGGCTTGTTCGACCAAGGTAAGCTTGACCGTCCACAACGTCAGTTGGACGAGCTTCACTCGTCCTGAACATGTTGTGGTTGTTCCTATTTTCCTGTCAAGCTACAAACCACTCCCCCAATCAACGGTTATGGAAGCCAGACCCCAAAAATGTAACTTCCTTGGTGGTTAGGGAAGTTAACTCCAAATCCTTTGAACTCTACAACAGTAGGAGAGGTAATTGCCTCTGACAAGCACTATATAAGAGTTCTTCTACGAGAATGTAAGACATTCAGACATTATTTTCCATACAACTTGGAATTCTGAGAATACTAACTTTACCATCGAAGGATTCTTGACCGGTTTTCCCTGGTCTCCTCTGACGTTGTGTTCATCTTTTTAGGATATTCCAAGTAACACAGATCAATGCTCAAAACATTCAGCCTTACTGATTTCCTTGTGTTCATCACAAGTGTttactgaaaattttaaaattgtcaaCAGTCTTTAGATTGGATATTTTGCATAACTTGCTAATCGTATAGTCACCCTATTTCCAACCTTAGACACCACAATAAACACGCAACTATGATTAAGTTGTAGATGTTGCCTAAGAACAATTAGAGAGCACATAAGGTTTACATCTTcggttttatagtatatataaataataaaaatataaacatcaaGAAAGTGGCcttaactatgttattttacCAGGAGGTATGCCCTATGGGAGATACGTAGGAAGTTAATTAGTATACCAATTAAGTTTAGAAGAAACTAAGATAAATccagctatttttttttttttttttttttttttttttgtgaacaaAAGCAATTATTGTGGTTGGGCTAATTTCTtgggattcttttttttttttttttggttttagattttagatctaaattttttaataactttaaaaaaattactattgtgATGAGcagttattagtaagtaaaaaagtgaatTTAGTGTTGGGCTCAAATGTAAAATTATGGTCAAATGTGATATTGGTACTGCCTACTGTGACAATTGAACTAtcaattgtaaggaaaaaaaaataaagtaccacCGAATTTGACAAAAATACTGTCAGAAatgatgttggtactgcccAATGTAATAATAGAACTGtcaaatttgagaataaaaaatagggtgccattgaatgtgacaaaaatagagtcagatgtgatgttggtactacttaatgtgacaatggaaccatcaaatttgagaaaaaataaatgaaccaTTATATGTGATAGAAGAATTGTCAAATTTGATATTGGAATTACATAATGTGATAATAGAaccatcaaatttgagaaataaataaaagaaccactaaatgtaacaaaagaactgtcaaatgtgatgttgaaactgtACAATGTGacgatggaaccgtcaaatatgagaaaaaaataagggaattATCGAATGTGACTaaagaactgtcaaatgtgGTGTTGCACATGTTAGGATGGAAgagtcaaatgtgagaaaaaagtaagaaaaccccccaaatgtgacaaaagaactatcacatgtaATATTAGAACtccacaatgtgaggatgaaactgccaaatgtgagaaaaaaataagggaaccaccgaatgtgataaaagaacagtcacatgtgatgttggaactacacaatgtgaggatggaactgccaaatgtgagaaaaaagtaagggaactacCCAATTTGACAAAAGAACTTTTATCTGTGCCAAAAATAGAGCagatgtgatgttggtactgcctaATATGACAATGAAacaatcaaatttgagaaaaaaaaaaataaagcaaccactatatgtgacaaaataactgtcaaatgtgatattggaactacacaatgtgataatggaatcgtcaaatgtgaggaaaaaaaataagggaaccaccaaatgtgacaaaaaaattgttaaatgtgaaattggaactgcacaatgtgaggataaaaccgtcaaatgtgaggaaaaaaagtaagggaaccaccaaatgtgtcaaaagaactgtcacatgtgtgttggaactgcacaatgtgatgatggaactatcaaatgtgagaaaaaaataaggtaaccaccaaatgtgagaaaaaattgtCACGTGTGATATTGGAATTACACAATGTAAAgataaaactgtcaaatgtgagaaaaaagtaagggaaacactaaatgtgacaaaagaactatcaaatgtgatgttggaactgcataatgtgacgatgaaactgtcaaatgtgagaaaaaaaagggaactattgaatgtgacaaaagaactgtcacatgttggaactgcacaatgtgaggatgaaatcatcaaatgtgagaaagggaaccaccaaatgtgagaaaagaactgtcacatgtgatattggaactatACAATGTGAcgatggaactgtcaaatgtgagaaaaaaaagggaaccattgaatgtgacaaaaaaactgtcacatgtgacattggaattgcacaatgtgagaatgaaaccatcaaatatgagaaaaaaaagtaagggaaccaccaaatgtgagaaaagaactatcacatatgatattggaactgcacaatgtgaagatGGAACCGTTAAATGTGAGCAAAAAGTAAGGGAATCACtaaatatgacaaaagaactgttacatgtgatgttgaaactgcacaatgtgaagatgaaatcgtcaaatatgagaaaaaagtaagggaaccaccaaatgtgagaaagaactgtcacatgtaatgttagaattgcacaatgtgaaaATAAAACCATCAactgtgagaaaaaagtaagggaaccactaaatgtgacaaaagaactatcacatgtgatgttggaactacatAATGTGACAATaaaatcgtcaaatgtgagagaaaaataagggaaccaccaaatgtcaTAAAAGAATTGTCATATTtgatgttagaactgcacaaCGTGAGGATgaaatcatcaaatgtgagaaaaaagtaaggggaccaccaaatatgagaaaagaactgtcacatgtgattttgaaattgcacaatgtgaagatggaacagtcaaatgtgaaaaaaaaaagtaaggaaaccaccaaatgtgagaaaaaaacgaTCACATATGATGTTAAAACTGCATAATATGAGGAtggaatcatcaaatgtgagaaaaaaaaaaaaaggaaaccaccaaatgtgacaaaataattgtcacatgtgatgttgaaattGCACAATATGAagatgaaaccatcaaatgtgaaaaaaaaaaaaaaaaaaaaaaaaggaagagagaaataagggaactaccaaatgtgagagaagaactatcacatgtaatgttgaaattgaacaatgtgaggatagaaccgtcaaatgtgagaaaaaagtaatcTGGTATAGCAGGTAACTTACTAGTGGGTACTGTACCCCCATTTTTTGGGGGGTACCATAGAAttaccctatatatatatatatatatatatatatatatatatattaataggtaaaatttagagaaaatccaattggattctacaattgaagtctagttttatttcttaactaAATTGTAGCCCCATGCATATGtatggatacacttaaaaatatatataataagatgcataatataattcttatatataatttaaatactattgatagttatttttatattttattaactcttaaaaaaattttgtaaggatattattatgtataaaatataaattgttcttttgtttttattattgtgaagtacttttttttttcttaattttacaattcatttattataaactatttggtttttatacttaataactcacttggatggatatttatgatgtggttccacatttgattctaaaattaagaaatataactctttaagaataaataatttatgacacatgacacaaaattggaactctaatttggaattctaatttgagtttctcttaaattcacctattatatatatatatatatatatatattggagccaaatgtgggaccacaatataaatatttatatcaatagtatttaaattatatatatataggaattatactATGCTtattaatttgtatattttaaatatatccaTGCATATACATTGGGTTACAAGttagttataaataaatattaatgcttttttttctttgaaagcttaatttttttttttttttttgggtaacaaCTAGAATATATATCCAGGAAGAGCTTCTGTACAGTATCTCGTTGCACTAGACATTGTACTGAAGCCGTGTACTATATATCTGATCCCATATATTAGTGTATAGGAGTGTTGGACCAAATAAAAGTTCACGCCCCATTTTAACTCGTAAACAATGTTCCAATATGTGGCTTCTGTTCTTTGTCTCCTACCACTGCAAAGATAAAACAAAGATTTAGTAGCTcacaagggaaaaaaagaaatatgttgaGAGAGGAACACAAATCTGAAACAATCTATTAGAGCCAAACTTGAAGGGGAATGAAGAAGAAGGGTCTG
This genomic window contains:
- the LOC115966689 gene encoding uncharacterized protein LOC115966689; translation: MNIEEKRMVVEPIEVLEDISLDEKNPERCTRIGADLEERIKKDLVCFLRKSIDVFAWSHEDIPGIDLSVITHHLNVYPSSKPIRQKKRVFAPERDNAIKEEVQKLTVAKFIREVYYPDWLANIVMVKKAACPKDSYSLPRIDQLVDSIAGHKLLSFMDAFFGYNQIRMDNTYQEKTSFITSQGLFCYKVMPFGLKNAGATYRRLVNHMFHSQIGWNVEVYVDDMLVKSQDKGKYLDDLQETFDTLRYQPRHAIKAQTLADFIAEFTPSYEDLSEVENRKKWIVHMDGSSTQFAGRIGVVLLSPKGDKLKHKVRLQYQTTNNEVEYEALLKGLELAKSVEAKMILVLGDSYLVIGQVNGTCEAKEERMKKYLNKVVRLVKKFKEANFIQIPRKENMEADTLVKEALASEGLDEFDEIQYLPSIDFPELYQIEGEENWITLIISYLKDGKLLEGKDETRKLRVRSARYVLMNEVLYKRGFSQPYLRCLVPDEANYVSREVHEGACGNHSGARSLVHKVICVGYYWPNMQADAKAYVKVCD